Proteins encoded in a region of the Paenibacillus pedocola genome:
- a CDS encoding peptide-binding protein, which produces MTKKRNWWSILLIVSLIGILFTGCSTNNTANTPNATAESTAPAESAAPEASAPAADAPVDGGTLVMSTFSDIVNINPLLIGDTSSGDVANFVFAQIYDLDRAGNVTAEPWSLAAELPEISADGLTYTVKLKDTIKWSDGQPITADDVVYTIETAKNPETGSPLISQYDKVKTVEKVDDHTVKFTMSQVYAPFLYALCQAIVPAHVLKDVAPKDIQTNAYGTDPAKTVTSGPWKWTAWKQGESHTLDANPDYWGEVKPHISQLVYKIYADQNTEVQAILKGDTDHISAIPVTQVEAAKADGDIAIIQKPGAQYEYLGFNFDANNFKDKYGLFEGQKTRQAIAHALNRQGMVDNILKGVGALMNAPFLPDTWADPGDAAVNYDYNAETAKQLLAEDGWVAGTDGILTKDGHRFSFELQYNAGNSRREQVAAVIQQNLKDVGIEVTPKAIDFASWIDQNVTPGKFQAVLLAWSLNNPDPDAESIFSSKYFPPAGQNAGWYKNEKLDQLWVDGYSTVDQDKRKEIYKEVGKEISTDLPYVFLYQYGQAIGTGPRVHWAEEDAPEPSLGYGQFFHAIKWWVTD; this is translated from the coding sequence ATGACAAAAAAAAGAAATTGGTGGTCTATCTTACTTATCGTATCGCTCATAGGAATTTTGTTCACTGGCTGCAGTACAAATAACACTGCAAATACTCCTAACGCAACTGCAGAGAGCACAGCTCCTGCAGAAAGTGCGGCACCTGAAGCCTCTGCACCGGCCGCTGACGCACCGGTTGACGGCGGAACCCTCGTAATGAGCACCTTCTCCGATATCGTTAATATTAACCCGCTCCTGATTGGCGACACCTCATCAGGCGATGTCGCCAACTTCGTATTCGCACAAATCTATGATCTGGACCGTGCAGGTAACGTAACCGCTGAACCGTGGTCGCTGGCTGCAGAGCTTCCGGAAATCTCCGCGGATGGTCTGACCTATACCGTTAAATTGAAAGATACCATCAAATGGAGTGACGGCCAGCCGATCACTGCGGATGATGTAGTGTATACAATTGAAACCGCGAAGAATCCGGAAACCGGATCACCGCTGATCAGCCAGTATGATAAGGTGAAAACCGTTGAGAAGGTTGATGACCATACCGTTAAATTTACAATGAGCCAGGTCTATGCACCGTTCCTGTATGCTTTGTGCCAAGCCATCGTACCCGCGCATGTTCTAAAGGATGTAGCTCCAAAAGACATTCAGACGAACGCATACGGGACTGACCCGGCTAAAACCGTAACAAGCGGACCATGGAAATGGACAGCCTGGAAACAAGGCGAAAGCCACACGCTGGATGCCAATCCAGACTACTGGGGAGAAGTTAAACCACATATTTCCCAGCTCGTATACAAAATCTACGCGGATCAGAATACCGAGGTTCAAGCCATTCTGAAAGGCGACACCGACCATATCAGTGCAATTCCGGTAACACAGGTTGAAGCAGCCAAAGCAGATGGCGATATTGCGATCATCCAGAAGCCGGGTGCGCAGTATGAATATCTTGGATTCAACTTTGATGCCAACAATTTCAAGGACAAATATGGATTATTCGAAGGCCAGAAGACCAGACAGGCGATTGCCCACGCTCTCAACCGTCAAGGTATGGTAGACAATATTCTTAAAGGTGTAGGCGCCCTGATGAATGCACCGTTCCTGCCGGATACCTGGGCTGACCCGGGTGATGCAGCCGTGAACTATGACTACAATGCAGAAACCGCCAAGCAGCTCCTCGCTGAAGATGGCTGGGTTGCCGGCACTGACGGTATTCTCACCAAAGACGGTCACCGCTTCTCCTTCGAGCTGCAGTACAATGCCGGCAACAGCCGCCGTGAACAGGTCGCTGCCGTTATCCAGCAGAACCTGAAGGATGTAGGTATCGAAGTAACTCCGAAAGCCATTGACTTCGCTTCCTGGATTGACCAGAATGTCACACCGGGTAAATTCCAGGCGGTTCTCCTGGCCTGGTCCCTGAACAACCCGGACCCGGATGCTGAGAGCATTTTCTCCTCCAAGTACTTCCCGCCTGCCGGACAGAACGCCGGCTGGTATAAGAACGAGAAGCTGGATCAGCTGTGGGTAGACGGATACTCCACCGTTGACCAGGATAAACGCAAAGAGATTTATAAAGAGGTAGGTAAAGAAATCTCCACGGATCTTCCTTATGTATTCTTGTACCAGTACGGTCAGGCGATTGGCACGGGTCCTAGAGTCCACTGGGCAGAAGAAGATGCTCCGGAACCATCCCTCGGCTATGGACAATTCTTCCACGCTATTAAATGGTGGGTAACTGACTAA
- a CDS encoding ABC transporter permease codes for MTEYLIRRVLQSVLVIFLITLLTFLLIHAAPGGPTKVMLSPGLSPEVLEQQAKNLGLDKPIPVQYVHWIGDLLQGDLGYTFKNHIAVSDLLWPRIANTFILMGAAWLVSLVISIPWGIYNSTKVYGLSDQTASFISYLGFAMPTFWFGILLQQWLSIKLDWFPLSDMHSRGHEGDIGDLFMHLVLPVTVLALGFLASYMKYARSSMLEVLDQDYIRTARAKGVQERKVVFRHALRNALIPIITILGLDLPILVAGATLTENVFNWPGMGRWFVEMANSREYSALMSITIVIAVMVVIGNLVADILYAVVDPRVKLGKQGGKAA; via the coding sequence ATGACAGAATATCTGATCCGTCGCGTACTGCAATCAGTACTGGTCATCTTTCTGATAACGCTGCTTACATTTCTTCTCATTCACGCTGCTCCCGGAGGGCCGACCAAAGTGATGCTGTCCCCGGGACTGTCCCCTGAGGTGCTTGAGCAGCAAGCTAAGAATCTCGGTCTGGATAAACCTATTCCGGTCCAGTATGTCCACTGGATTGGCGATTTGCTGCAAGGCGATTTGGGTTACACTTTCAAAAACCATATTGCCGTATCGGATCTGCTCTGGCCGCGTATCGCCAATACTTTTATTCTCATGGGGGCTGCCTGGCTGGTTTCGCTGGTGATCTCGATCCCATGGGGCATCTATAACAGCACCAAGGTATACGGCTTGTCTGATCAGACGGCCTCCTTCATCTCCTATCTGGGGTTCGCGATGCCTACCTTTTGGTTCGGAATACTGCTTCAGCAGTGGCTGTCCATTAAGCTGGACTGGTTTCCACTCTCGGATATGCATTCTAGAGGACATGAGGGGGATATCGGAGACTTATTCATGCACCTCGTATTGCCCGTAACGGTTCTGGCACTTGGCTTCCTCGCCTCTTATATGAAATATGCCCGGTCAAGCATGCTCGAGGTCCTGGATCAGGATTATATCCGCACTGCCCGGGCCAAAGGAGTACAGGAACGTAAGGTTGTATTCCGGCATGCGCTGCGCAACGCGCTTATCCCAATTATTACGATACTGGGACTTGATCTGCCTATTCTGGTAGCAGGGGCTACATTGACGGAGAATGTCTTCAACTGGCCGGGGATGGGCCGCTGGTTTGTAGAAATGGCGAACTCACGTGAATACTCGGCGCTTATGTCCATCACCATTGTCATAGCTGTCATGGTCGTCATCGGCAATCTGGTGGCTGATATCCTGTATGCCGTAGTAGATCCCCGTGTAAAACTCGGCAAGCAAGGAGGCAAAGCAGCATGA
- a CDS encoding voltage-gated chloride channel family protein, translating to MYDFHAKGTNIMTRLKQKWSEAAEKWWFAASWGTLLKWIVLGGGVGILTGTASAFFLKSLDFVTDTRLAHPWLLFLLPLGGALVSLLYFKYGGSSAKGNNLILEQIQAGNEPVMLRMAPLVLFGTLITHLFGGSAGREGTAVQMGGSLADWFGKMLKVGPVDRRILLICGISGGFGSIFGTPLAGTVFGLEVLAIGLISHEALIPAFIASFVGNLTATSFWGITHLHYPIGDIPSLTFVVLLKVVFASILFGLTSILFSELTHALKKGYTRWFANPMIKSAVGGVVIIVLVYVVGTRDYLGLGIPLIQDSFTGDVAPFAFLGKLVFTSLTLGAGFQGGEVTPLFAIGATLGHALSGFLHLYAPFLAALGFVAVFCGATNTPIACFLMGIELFGAEGAVYLFIACLVSYLFSGHTGIYTAQQIGISKSQFTSFPQGTTLAKAKLLRKKGKDPS from the coding sequence ATGTATGATTTTCATGCGAAAGGAACGAATATAATGACCCGGTTGAAACAAAAATGGTCTGAGGCTGCTGAGAAATGGTGGTTTGCTGCATCTTGGGGAACTTTACTTAAATGGATTGTACTCGGGGGCGGAGTGGGGATATTAACAGGAACAGCGTCAGCTTTTTTTCTGAAAAGCCTGGACTTTGTGACGGATACAAGACTGGCCCATCCATGGCTGCTCTTTTTGCTTCCTCTGGGAGGGGCACTGGTCAGCTTGTTATATTTCAAATACGGGGGCAGCAGTGCTAAGGGAAATAACTTAATTCTGGAGCAAATTCAGGCTGGCAATGAGCCCGTAATGCTGCGGATGGCTCCGCTTGTATTATTTGGAACGCTTATCACCCATTTGTTTGGCGGCTCTGCAGGACGGGAGGGGACCGCGGTGCAGATGGGCGGCAGCCTAGCGGATTGGTTTGGAAAGATGTTAAAGGTCGGCCCCGTTGACCGGAGGATTCTGCTGATTTGCGGGATTAGCGGCGGCTTTGGCTCGATCTTTGGAACACCTTTAGCGGGAACGGTGTTTGGACTGGAAGTGCTTGCGATTGGGTTAATCAGTCATGAAGCGCTTATCCCTGCTTTTATCGCCAGCTTTGTCGGTAATTTGACAGCTACTTCATTCTGGGGCATCACACATCTTCACTATCCCATAGGAGATATTCCTTCTCTGACTTTTGTAGTACTGCTTAAGGTTGTATTTGCTTCCATTTTGTTTGGACTTACCAGCATCCTGTTCAGTGAGCTGACACATGCGCTGAAAAAGGGCTATACCCGCTGGTTCGCTAATCCAATGATAAAAAGTGCTGTCGGTGGCGTAGTGATTATTGTGCTGGTTTACGTTGTGGGGACTAGAGATTATCTGGGGCTGGGGATCCCTCTGATTCAGGATTCATTTACCGGGGACGTTGCTCCGTTTGCTTTCTTAGGAAAGCTTGTATTCACATCGCTGACCCTGGGAGCGGGTTTTCAAGGCGGGGAAGTCACACCGTTATTTGCCATTGGTGCTACATTGGGACATGCATTATCCGGTTTTTTACACCTGTATGCCCCTTTTCTGGCCGCACTCGGTTTTGTCGCTGTATTCTGCGGTGCCACTAACACGCCTATCGCCTGCTTTTTGATGGGCATTGAATTGTTTGGAGCCGAAGGGGCCGTTTACCTCTTTATCGCTTGTCTCGTGAGTTATTTGTTCTCGGGGCATACCGGCATCTATACCGCTCAACAAATCGGCATATCCAAAAGCCAGTTCACTTCCTTCCCGCAAGGGACAACTCTGGCCAAGGCCAAGCTGCTTAGAAAGAAAGGCAAAGACCCCTCATGA